In one window of Leptospirillum ferriphilum DNA:
- a CDS encoding aldo/keto reductase, producing the protein MGTILKKVAKELDRSMPQVAINWVFGKPEIGAAILGATNLSQLQNNRKALDFSIPEPL; encoded by the coding sequence ATGGGTACCATACTTAAAAAGGTGGCCAAGGAACTTGACCGGAGCATGCCCCAGGTCGCCATCAACTGGGTCTTTGGAAAGCCAGAAATCGGGGCGGCCATCCTTGGTGCCACAAACCTGTCGCAACTCCAGAACAATCGGAAGGCCCTTGATTTTTCCATTCCGGAGCCTCTCTGA
- a CDS encoding C39 family peptidase, translating into MIRQRQRILLSVVLILLFWMGWGEQSSFADWTLVGPKTYIVGIPPRYVHAWAHPRRIGRQKESNWCWAASVAMVLNFAHVPVTQEQIVKRMFGSDVNRPANMLQIMQAIDGWRSRFQGKVVVVKAFLEPSSEQILQDLYLNYPVILALKVGDKIGHAVVVTAAKFTEVNGRKQVDYFLVRDPWPNNPSEARLEPPLFKDIVGAIGVRISLRKE; encoded by the coding sequence ATGATAAGGCAACGTCAAAGAATCCTTCTGAGCGTCGTCCTGATTCTTCTGTTCTGGATGGGATGGGGGGAACAATCGTCTTTTGCTGACTGGACCCTTGTCGGGCCCAAAACCTACATTGTCGGGATCCCTCCACGTTATGTCCACGCCTGGGCTCATCCAAGACGGATCGGCCGTCAAAAAGAGAGCAACTGGTGTTGGGCTGCTTCCGTCGCGATGGTACTTAACTTTGCCCATGTCCCCGTCACACAGGAACAGATCGTCAAACGAATGTTTGGTAGTGATGTGAACCGGCCGGCCAACATGCTTCAAATTATGCAGGCAATTGATGGGTGGAGGTCACGTTTTCAAGGGAAAGTTGTGGTGGTAAAAGCTTTTCTTGAGCCCTCTTCTGAGCAGATTCTGCAAGACCTGTATCTCAATTATCCTGTCATTCTGGCATTAAAGGTAGGGGACAAAATCGGTCATGCCGTCGTGGTGACCGCTGCCAAGTTTACCGAGGTCAATGGACGCAAACAGGTGGATTATTTCCTTGTTCGTGACCCCTGGCCGAATAATCCGAGCGAAGCCAGACTTGAACCCCCCCTGTTTAAGGACATTGTCGGGGCAATTGGCGTCAGGATATCCCTCCGAAAAGAATGA
- a CDS encoding complex I 51 kDa subunit family protein: MEKASVQNGTPYLIGPDSVLIRQAILDGGPGLSTYLKDGGYEGLRRVLGNLSPSEAIEELKEAGLRGRGGSGFPTAIKWEKVANHRIREKYVVANGSEGEPGSHKDHFLIETNPHQILEGMIIASFAVQARKAILFVKDSFPRGIDALKKARDEAREEGFLGDRILGSEFSIDLEIFVGPSAYIAGEETALLEALEGRLPKPRPKPPGYPTDRGLYNCPTVVNNVETYAHVSHIFRHGAHWFKRRGLPKSPGTMVFSVTGSVRRPIVVELPLGTSLRTLVEEYAGGAPDGERIESFYPGGPSFGVLPAKDLDTPLDYDALRALGSGIGSGGVIVLSDKDCPVATARQFADFYETGSCGQCPPCRIGTENLHEILELFETGKASKENVQRILRISDMIKGRGNCGLITASAYSVESLVRHFPEEFQSHLDDKGCRRQHRTPFYQEVLPVDDSKI, from the coding sequence TTGGAAAAGGCGTCTGTGCAGAACGGGACTCCCTACCTCATCGGGCCGGACTCTGTCCTGATCCGGCAAGCCATTCTCGACGGAGGACCCGGGCTTTCGACTTACCTGAAGGATGGTGGGTACGAAGGTCTACGTCGGGTTCTGGGTAACCTGTCTCCTTCGGAAGCCATTGAGGAACTCAAAGAGGCAGGTCTTCGCGGCAGAGGCGGAAGCGGATTTCCGACAGCCATCAAATGGGAAAAGGTGGCCAATCACCGGATTCGGGAAAAATATGTGGTGGCGAACGGGAGCGAGGGGGAACCAGGAAGCCATAAGGACCACTTCCTGATCGAAACAAACCCTCATCAGATTCTTGAAGGGATGATCATTGCGTCCTTTGCTGTCCAGGCGCGCAAGGCCATCCTCTTCGTCAAGGACAGTTTTCCCCGCGGGATTGATGCCCTGAAAAAAGCCAGGGATGAAGCCCGGGAGGAAGGATTCCTGGGAGATCGGATTCTAGGATCGGAATTCTCCATCGACCTGGAAATCTTTGTCGGTCCGAGCGCCTATATAGCCGGGGAAGAAACAGCTCTTCTGGAAGCCCTTGAAGGCAGGCTTCCGAAGCCCCGACCAAAACCACCGGGCTATCCGACCGACAGAGGACTCTACAACTGTCCGACAGTCGTCAACAATGTCGAGACATACGCCCACGTATCGCATATCTTTCGACACGGTGCCCACTGGTTTAAACGTCGGGGACTTCCCAAGAGTCCGGGAACCATGGTCTTTTCTGTGACAGGCTCCGTGAGGCGTCCTATCGTCGTCGAATTGCCCCTGGGAACTTCTCTCCGGACTCTCGTGGAGGAATACGCTGGAGGAGCCCCGGACGGAGAACGCATCGAAAGCTTTTATCCGGGAGGACCTTCCTTCGGCGTGCTTCCCGCCAAGGATCTCGACACGCCTCTGGACTACGACGCTTTGAGGGCATTGGGATCCGGAATCGGATCCGGCGGAGTTATCGTTTTGTCTGACAAAGACTGCCCCGTTGCCACGGCCAGGCAGTTTGCCGACTTTTATGAGACGGGCTCCTGTGGACAGTGCCCCCCCTGCCGGATTGGTACGGAAAACCTGCATGAAATCCTGGAACTCTTCGAGACAGGAAAAGCCTCCAAGGAAAATGTCCAGCGCATCCTCCGGATCTCCGATATGATCAAGGGCCGGGGAAACTGCGGTCTGATCACGGCTTCCGCCTATTCGGTCGAATCTCTTGTTCGTCATTTTCCGGAAGAGTTTCAATCCCACCTGGACGACAAAGGTTGCCGTCGACAGCACCGGACACCCTTCTACCAGGAGGTCCTTCCCGTTGACGACTCAAAAATCTGA
- a CDS encoding 5-(carboxyamino)imidazole ribonucleotide synthase — protein sequence MILPDAALGVLGGGQLGRMFAMAARSMGYRVITWDPDPNSPARDFSTHHLSAGFDDEKAISFCLDNVQAITTEFENVPVGTLEKLSKKRIVLPDSHGVGICQDRIREKTFLHQCGFPVPAFHPILHPEDLDSLPPSFLFPALLKKSRLGYDGKGQRQVRDVQEVRQIYQDWGNVPCILEEKVPFLREVSVILGRARGGEIRYYPVSENIHREGVLELSAAPAQISQESAGRLCAMAGSIAEKMEYAGVLAVEYFMLSEEHFLVNELAPRPHNSGHFTLDGCMTSQFEQQVRILCDLPLGETDLIAPSAMGNLMGDLWSGGNPDFGVLLSNPRVKLYLYGKSEARPGRKMGHFTLLARETAHALEETRSLLLRLRLRSPGGAV from the coding sequence ATGATTCTTCCGGATGCGGCCCTCGGAGTTCTGGGTGGAGGTCAGCTCGGACGGATGTTTGCCATGGCAGCCCGGTCGATGGGCTACAGGGTCATCACCTGGGATCCGGATCCGAACTCCCCGGCCCGAGACTTTTCAACCCATCATTTGTCTGCCGGCTTTGATGATGAAAAGGCAATTTCTTTCTGCCTTGACAATGTCCAGGCGATCACGACCGAATTTGAAAACGTTCCGGTCGGGACTCTCGAAAAGCTTTCAAAAAAAAGAATCGTCCTCCCGGACTCGCATGGAGTGGGGATTTGCCAGGACCGCATCCGCGAAAAAACCTTCCTCCACCAGTGCGGGTTTCCCGTACCGGCCTTCCATCCCATTCTTCACCCGGAGGACCTTGACTCCCTGCCCCCCTCCTTCCTTTTTCCGGCCCTCCTGAAAAAGAGCCGTCTCGGATATGACGGCAAAGGGCAACGACAAGTCCGGGATGTCCAGGAAGTCCGCCAGATCTATCAGGATTGGGGAAACGTTCCCTGCATCCTGGAAGAAAAGGTTCCGTTTCTTCGGGAGGTATCGGTCATTCTTGGAAGGGCGAGGGGAGGGGAGATTCGTTACTATCCGGTCTCAGAAAATATCCATCGGGAGGGGGTTCTTGAATTGTCAGCCGCCCCAGCACAAATCTCCCAAGAATCGGCGGGTCGCCTCTGCGCTATGGCCGGATCCATTGCAGAGAAGATGGAATACGCAGGCGTTCTTGCTGTCGAGTATTTTATGCTTTCGGAGGAGCATTTTCTGGTGAATGAACTTGCCCCGCGGCCTCATAACAGTGGCCATTTTACACTGGACGGGTGCATGACAAGCCAGTTCGAACAGCAGGTCCGCATCCTCTGCGACCTTCCGCTCGGAGAAACCGACCTGATTGCGCCTTCTGCCATGGGAAACCTGATGGGAGATCTCTGGTCCGGCGGCAACCCTGATTTCGGGGTATTGCTGTCCAATCCCCGGGTCAAGCTGTATCTCTATGGAAAATCGGAAGCCCGACCTGGCAGAAAAATGGGGCATTTCACCCTGTTGGCCAGGGAGACGGCCCACGCGCTCGAAGAGACGCGCAGTCTTCTTCTAAGACTAAGACTCCGGTCACCGGGTGGAGCCGTCTGA
- a CDS encoding SMP-30/gluconolactonase/LRE family protein has protein sequence MGKNVNRKWKASAKMISLGLGASLVLGAGMQAQAVTVSTIAGSFHERGAIDGAGTNARFEFPQGILAAPDGTIYIADTGNDMIRKMNPSTKSVENVAGSDHRARYRDGVGANARFNNPEGMAISPDGKTLYIADSRNNMIRKIDLATKTVSTIAGHSFPSSGDGVGKEAGFETPRGLAISPDGKTLYVADSGNNAIRKIDLATNTVTTLAGAGKLMSGSADGVGVQATFHEPRSLAISGDGQVLYIADTRNNLIRKMVLATNSVSTLAGHPGFPGTLNGPGPDAYFYHPVSVTIDGNKLYVADGANADIRMVDLSTGVVSTVAGATLNGGVPIAGREDGSGVEGHFQFPGALTVYHGVLFVADTPADTIREVSF, from the coding sequence ATGGGCAAAAACGTTAACCGAAAATGGAAAGCATCCGCCAAAATGATTTCCCTTGGCCTGGGTGCCAGTCTTGTTCTGGGAGCCGGCATGCAAGCTCAGGCTGTCACCGTGTCCACAATTGCCGGGTCCTTTCATGAAAGAGGCGCTATTGATGGGGCAGGAACAAATGCCCGGTTTGAATTCCCGCAGGGTATTCTTGCTGCTCCGGACGGGACGATCTACATTGCGGATACCGGAAACGACATGATCCGCAAAATGAATCCTTCCACGAAGTCGGTAGAAAATGTTGCCGGATCCGACCATCGTGCTCGTTATCGTGACGGCGTCGGAGCAAATGCGAGGTTCAATAATCCGGAAGGAATGGCGATTTCCCCGGATGGAAAAACGCTTTATATCGCCGATTCCCGGAACAATATGATTCGCAAGATCGACCTCGCGACCAAAACCGTATCCACAATTGCCGGTCATTCTTTTCCCAGCTCTGGGGACGGAGTAGGGAAAGAGGCGGGATTCGAAACGCCACGTGGGCTTGCCATTTCTCCTGATGGAAAAACGCTTTATGTCGCTGATTCTGGGAACAATGCCATCCGTAAAATTGATTTGGCCACGAATACCGTGACAACTCTGGCAGGAGCCGGAAAGCTGATGAGTGGGTCTGCCGACGGGGTAGGCGTTCAGGCCACGTTCCATGAGCCGAGATCGCTTGCCATTTCCGGAGACGGTCAGGTGCTCTATATTGCCGATACCCGCAACAACCTCATCCGGAAAATGGTGCTTGCAACCAATTCTGTTTCGACTCTGGCAGGACATCCCGGTTTTCCAGGAACCCTGAACGGTCCAGGACCGGATGCCTATTTTTATCATCCGGTTTCCGTGACAATTGACGGGAACAAACTCTATGTTGCGGACGGGGCGAATGCGGATATCCGGATGGTGGATCTTTCCACCGGTGTTGTCTCTACGGTAGCGGGTGCAACCCTGAACGGTGGTGTTCCTATTGCCGGACGGGAAGATGGCTCCGGCGTTGAAGGACATTTTCAGTTTCCTGGTGCTCTGACCGTGTATCATGGGGTCCTGTTTGTGGCAGACACTCCGGCAGATACAATTCGGGAAGTCAGCTTCTAA
- a CDS encoding tetratricopeptide repeat protein, translating to MRFFFFYKEKTSVLLIFVFCLINLLILFDVSVSAHGRDLCPIKSGLKNDVQYFQTGMELLNSHGSKKNHQRKAFFCFRESALLGYSWGEVWLGILYYNGMGVEKNRNKALRWWKKAAEQGNPWAQDRFNEDY from the coding sequence ATGCGCTTTTTCTTTTTCTACAAAGAAAAAACCTCCGTTCTTCTGATTTTCGTTTTTTGCCTGATCAATCTTCTTATCCTGTTTGATGTTTCTGTTTCCGCTCATGGCCGGGACCTCTGTCCCATAAAATCAGGATTAAAAAATGACGTCCAATACTTTCAGACGGGAATGGAACTTCTGAATTCGCACGGATCGAAGAAAAATCATCAAAGGAAAGCTTTTTTCTGCTTCCGAGAATCGGCTTTGTTAGGATACTCATGGGGGGAGGTCTGGCTCGGAATTCTTTATTACAATGGAATGGGAGTCGAGAAAAATCGGAATAAGGCCTTGCGCTGGTGGAAAAAAGCCGCCGAACAGGGTAACCCCTGGGCTCAGGACCGATTTAACGAGGATTACTGA
- the purE gene encoding 5-(carboxyamino)imidazole ribonucleotide mutase, which produces MITPSPPGTGTTPLVGVVMGSTTDWKVMKVVSERLHSFGIPHESRVVSAHRTPDLLFEYAREARGRGLKILIAGAGGAAHLPGMLASSTTLPVLGVPIPSTLLNGMDSLLSIVQMPKGIPVGTLAIGEPGAENAALLALQILAVSDPGLTKKLEDFRQSLRKKVLESDLTKDAPS; this is translated from the coding sequence ATGATCACGCCATCTCCTCCCGGCACGGGAACCACACCACTTGTCGGGGTTGTCATGGGAAGCACGACAGACTGGAAAGTCATGAAAGTTGTCTCGGAACGGCTTCATTCATTCGGGATCCCTCACGAATCACGCGTCGTTTCGGCCCATCGGACACCGGATCTTCTTTTTGAATATGCCCGGGAGGCCCGGGGCAGGGGACTGAAGATCCTGATTGCCGGAGCCGGCGGGGCGGCCCACTTGCCGGGAATGCTGGCCTCCAGCACGACTCTTCCGGTTCTTGGGGTGCCCATTCCCTCCACCTTGCTGAACGGGATGGACTCCCTTCTCTCCATCGTCCAGATGCCGAAAGGGATTCCTGTCGGCACGCTGGCTATCGGGGAGCCCGGTGCCGAAAACGCGGCACTTTTGGCCCTCCAGATTCTGGCGGTCTCCGATCCCGGTCTGACAAAAAAACTGGAGGACTTCCGTCAATCCCTGCGAAAAAAAGTTCTGGAAAGTGACCTGACAAAGGATGCACCTTCATGA
- a CDS encoding Kelch repeat-containing protein → MPFFFRDSLFRTVSVLVSLLIILIIDPQTLWAFGEPHPNFLPRWGASAGVLPDGKVIISGGFDGKETGRTEIYDPQTGQWFHAMDDPVPRTSASAIVLPNGSFLVIGGYDQTYLGTTEVYLSEKNRWIKRSPDPTPRAGAAGALLKEGDVFVTGGFDGAGYTGVTERYDPVRDKWKSLKPDPIPRWAASAVTMDDGRVLVMDGYNGRTLGVCEIYDPARNAWATLSQDPVSRWGGVAVSLGKNRILVLDGYRSDYLASLEEFFPLRGVWEKRREDPTPREKPVAVRLPNGKVLVLGGLNAGGFVSSLELYDPYHDVWKTLPRGTSSHRQKIPSSRKKS, encoded by the coding sequence ATGCCATTCTTTTTCAGGGATTCTCTTTTCCGGACTGTTTCTGTCCTTGTATCTCTTTTGATCATCCTGATCATCGATCCCCAGACCTTGTGGGCTTTCGGAGAACCTCACCCGAATTTCTTGCCCCGTTGGGGAGCATCTGCCGGTGTTCTTCCGGATGGAAAAGTGATCATCTCGGGAGGTTTTGACGGAAAGGAAACAGGAAGAACAGAGATCTATGATCCCCAAACGGGCCAATGGTTTCATGCGATGGACGATCCTGTCCCCCGTACAAGTGCTTCGGCCATCGTGCTCCCGAATGGCAGCTTCCTGGTGATAGGAGGCTACGATCAAACCTATCTCGGAACGACTGAAGTGTATCTTTCAGAAAAGAATCGGTGGATCAAACGGTCTCCCGACCCGACTCCCCGAGCCGGAGCCGCCGGTGCGTTGCTGAAAGAGGGAGATGTCTTTGTCACAGGAGGGTTCGATGGTGCAGGGTATACAGGCGTCACCGAAAGATATGATCCGGTCAGAGACAAATGGAAGTCGCTCAAACCAGACCCGATACCCCGATGGGCAGCATCTGCTGTCACGATGGACGATGGCCGTGTTCTGGTCATGGACGGATACAACGGGAGAACACTCGGTGTTTGCGAGATTTATGATCCGGCCAGAAACGCTTGGGCAACTCTTTCCCAGGATCCTGTTTCCAGATGGGGAGGCGTCGCTGTCTCTCTGGGGAAAAACCGGATACTGGTGCTGGATGGGTATCGCTCGGACTATCTCGCATCGTTGGAAGAATTTTTCCCACTCCGTGGGGTCTGGGAGAAAAGACGGGAAGACCCGACACCTCGAGAAAAGCCTGTCGCCGTTCGTCTTCCGAATGGAAAAGTTCTGGTTCTTGGGGGGCTGAACGCCGGAGGATTTGTTTCCTCCCTTGAATTATATGACCCGTATCACGATGTCTGGAAAACATTGCCCCGGGGAACCTCCTCCCACCGGCAAAAGATTCCATCTTCTAGGAAAAAGTCTTAA
- a CDS encoding (2Fe-2S) ferredoxin domain-containing protein — MKLLTQSHIVSLGLEKDILVTKTGCLDQCEYGPMVLLYPEGTWYSGMDEKSVRTLVEQIRDGKELLPRNLFYQIEQKRG; from the coding sequence TTGAAACTTCTGACGCAGTCCCATATTGTCTCTCTCGGTCTGGAGAAAGACATTCTTGTCACCAAGACGGGATGTCTGGACCAGTGCGAGTATGGACCGATGGTTCTTCTTTATCCGGAAGGAACATGGTATTCCGGAATGGACGAGAAAAGTGTCCGGACCCTGGTTGAGCAGATCAGGGACGGGAAGGAGTTGCTTCCCCGGAATCTTTTCTATCAGATTGAACAAAAGAGAGGTTAA
- a CDS encoding DsbA family oxidoreductase: protein MSENGLTELPKHFLHARWFTDPVCSWSFAAEEAIETFRKHFSGRIVFENRMYVLYQDLSTFLRHHGMESQADFAPKIEKVSRATGKSISAGAWRKGNVPSSSEVCCLWVKAAQSIDPLKGNDFLSGMRKALFHQEENVSSLPVLKEIARVSGLDPAVLQQKVREEDCRTLLAEDMSLAAREGVETRPTLVLRNSGGDRVLVGGLMDPELFIHAGEVLLREA, encoded by the coding sequence ATGAGCGAAAACGGGTTGACGGAATTACCGAAACATTTTTTGCACGCGCGCTGGTTTACTGATCCGGTCTGCTCCTGGAGTTTTGCAGCCGAAGAGGCGATTGAAACGTTCCGGAAGCATTTTTCCGGAAGGATTGTTTTTGAAAATCGCATGTATGTCCTGTATCAGGATCTCTCGACATTTTTGCGCCACCATGGAATGGAATCCCAGGCCGACTTCGCTCCCAAAATCGAAAAGGTCTCCCGGGCAACGGGAAAGTCGATTAGTGCCGGGGCATGGCGAAAAGGGAACGTCCCTTCCTCATCGGAAGTCTGCTGCTTATGGGTCAAGGCGGCACAATCCATCGACCCTCTGAAAGGGAACGATTTTCTGTCCGGGATGAGGAAAGCTCTTTTTCATCAGGAGGAAAACGTCTCGAGTCTTCCCGTGCTGAAAGAAATTGCCCGAGTCTCCGGTCTGGATCCGGCCGTGCTTCAGCAAAAAGTTCGCGAGGAAGATTGCCGGACACTCCTTGCCGAAGACATGTCCCTGGCTGCAAGGGAAGGGGTGGAAACCCGTCCGACGCTCGTTCTTCGCAATAGTGGCGGAGACCGGGTTCTGGTGGGGGGGCTCATGGATCCGGAGCTTTTCATTCACGCGGGAGAAGTCCTTCTCCGGGAAGCTTGA
- a CDS encoding adenylate/guanylate cyclase domain-containing protein: MRKAFRIGLFLKIFLLSSAVSLISLVGGYWLLEKQMVSRVSRILKSESQLVLDQLAHAVAIPIISDDRLTINDLLRTFSLQNGVKEIFVKGKDGKILGDSIKGHPLDIRGDTPSKNGESKIFFHHFEQFHYDLATKTVFFGNIPIGTISIVFSDKPYRVIRNEILSSFLVLGIAGLILSLGGALFLSRFLTRPIKTLHQATQSLMGGDYSLQLTPSSHDELGDLTEGFNQMVKELHHKELLQNALIRYVSHDMAERILLNPDLIHLGGIRQEVVVLFADIRDFTRLSNILSPEQTVAILNEYYDSLIRVVLDHQGSVNNIMGDGFMAVFGIPEFLPDHPRIALNCAIALRHAILECSKSRMERNLPIAEFGMGMHIGDGIVGNIGSGIRMEYTVVGQTVNVASRLETLAQPADILVSLDLRHRAGEDFAFSEDYPVAIKGLDKEIRVCQLLEKT; encoded by the coding sequence TTGAGAAAAGCGTTTCGCATCGGTCTCTTCCTCAAGATTTTCCTGCTCTCCTCCGCTGTTTCCCTTATTTCTCTTGTCGGCGGTTACTGGCTCCTCGAAAAGCAGATGGTGAGCCGCGTCAGCCGAATCCTGAAAAGCGAAAGCCAGCTTGTTCTTGACCAGCTGGCCCATGCTGTCGCCATACCCATCATCAGCGATGACCGTTTGACGATCAACGATCTTTTGAGGACCTTTTCCCTTCAAAACGGCGTCAAGGAAATTTTTGTCAAAGGCAAGGACGGGAAAATCCTGGGGGATTCAATCAAGGGACATCCCCTGGATATCCGGGGAGACACCCCGTCGAAAAATGGCGAAAGCAAGATTTTTTTTCACCACTTTGAACAGTTCCATTACGATCTGGCAACTAAAACTGTTTTTTTCGGCAATATTCCGATCGGAACGATTTCCATCGTTTTTTCAGACAAGCCATACCGAGTCATCCGAAACGAGATTCTGTCCTCCTTTCTCGTTCTCGGAATAGCCGGACTGATCCTGTCTCTGGGAGGAGCGCTGTTTTTGTCCCGTTTCCTGACCCGTCCGATCAAAACGCTGCATCAGGCCACCCAGTCCCTCATGGGAGGTGATTACTCCCTTCAGCTAACACCGTCTTCACATGACGAATTGGGAGACCTGACCGAAGGGTTCAATCAGATGGTCAAGGAACTTCACCACAAGGAGCTTCTTCAGAATGCCCTGATCCGGTACGTTTCCCATGATATGGCAGAAAGAATCCTCCTGAACCCCGACCTGATCCATCTGGGAGGGATTCGTCAGGAGGTGGTTGTTCTCTTTGCCGATATCCGGGACTTTACCCGTCTTTCGAACATCCTTTCTCCGGAGCAGACCGTTGCCATCCTGAACGAATATTACGACTCCCTGATTCGAGTGGTTCTTGATCACCAGGGCTCCGTCAACAATATTATGGGAGATGGGTTCATGGCTGTGTTCGGGATTCCGGAGTTTCTCCCGGATCACCCACGGATTGCTCTCAATTGCGCCATTGCTCTCAGGCATGCCATTTTGGAGTGTTCCAAAAGCCGTATGGAGCGCAATCTCCCAATAGCGGAATTTGGAATGGGTATGCACATTGGGGATGGCATCGTTGGAAATATAGGGTCCGGGATACGAATGGAGTATACTGTCGTTGGCCAGACAGTGAATGTTGCTTCCCGTCTGGAAACCCTTGCGCAACCTGCGGATATCCTGGTCAGCCTGGACCTGCGTCATCGGGCAGGTGAAGATTTTGCCTTTTCAGAAGATTATCCTGTTGCGATCAAGGGACTGGACAAGGAAATTCGGGTGTGCCAACTGCTTGAAAAAACATGA
- a CDS encoding YfgM family protein, translating into MAYRIRKKGSTDQPATLPHPGTSSVSSNGSSGGRPLPGFLDDRKKNPLIVAGLVGLVALAGVGLVWHIYSDKKKKEQQAAALETRAEQMFSKNMQNKKADWASIDQLFEKVVKDYPDSSSAKVAPLFLASIQNQLAQPQKAVNWLHEGLEKNSGDTKILPFYYESLGVTFMSMKEYDQALAMFQKVTKFQGKTLADAAYYNIGKVYELLNQPALAILNYRKLQKKFPSSPWASEAEAYIKQQNPTASSPPPPLTPPPVTPAPSK; encoded by the coding sequence GTGGCTTACAGAATCAGGAAAAAAGGATCCACCGACCAGCCGGCAACCCTGCCGCATCCGGGCACTTCATCCGTTTCATCGAACGGGAGTTCGGGAGGAAGGCCGCTTCCAGGCTTCCTGGACGACCGAAAGAAGAACCCTCTGATTGTCGCCGGACTCGTCGGACTGGTTGCTCTTGCCGGAGTGGGTCTTGTCTGGCATATCTACTCCGACAAGAAGAAAAAAGAACAGCAAGCGGCTGCTCTGGAAACGCGTGCGGAGCAGATGTTCTCGAAGAATATGCAGAACAAGAAAGCGGACTGGGCGTCCATCGATCAGCTCTTTGAAAAGGTTGTCAAAGATTATCCGGACTCTTCCAGCGCAAAAGTGGCTCCACTTTTCCTGGCATCCATACAGAACCAGCTTGCCCAGCCCCAAAAAGCAGTCAACTGGTTGCATGAAGGGCTCGAAAAAAATTCCGGAGACACAAAAATCCTGCCATTCTATTATGAAAGTCTCGGCGTGACCTTCATGTCCATGAAAGAGTACGACCAGGCTCTGGCCATGTTCCAGAAAGTGACCAAGTTTCAGGGGAAAACGCTCGCTGACGCCGCCTATTACAACATTGGCAAGGTCTATGAACTCCTGAACCAGCCAGCTCTGGCCATCCTGAATTACCGGAAGCTCCAGAAGAAGTTTCCCAGCTCTCCCTGGGCTTCTGAAGCCGAAGCTTACATTAAACAGCAGAACCCGACGGCTTCTTCGCCTCCCCCTCCCCTGACTCCTCCTCCTGTCACACCGGCTCCATCGAAATAA